The genomic DNA GATGAAGCCGCAATTTTATATCAAGAGTCACCGGCTTTaaaaactaagttttgaaaaccctaggaaAAAAAGTTTTTCGAATATTATGACAGGGATGTTTTAGTGTTTAGAATTAATCTCACTAGCTTTGGGAGTATAACTTAAATACTCTTAAGAATAAGATCATAATCACAGTTACATTATTcacataataaattatcataaatatttaatccagaagttatattaaataagttatactaaaagtgacaaaataaataaataaataagataaaaagtaggatacaatataatattattatttcttatttagtAATCTAGTTCTCTTTTGATGCAGGTTTacgaaatttaaaaagtttgaaaaagttgtATATGAGGGATAATGGAATAAATAGTTCTCTTACTCTCACAGGTAATATTAAAATCTTCAATTTAAATactaatattaaaacttttaataataacTTGGCAAATAGTTATATATGTTGGATTCAATTAATCTTTGagaatatataattatctaacttTTTCTATAGTAACCtatttgattttcatattttatttctctttttagaATTGGTGCTCGTTTagtaaatttgagaattttgaatatatagaaTTTAAGTGTTAATCAAATTGCCTATGCTAAAGACatgaaaaaactataattttctttttactgTAAAAATGAATGTAGCACTTATAAAGTGACAATCGAATAACATGTCTTAATATATGTTGAAGAGTCTTTATAGACAATTCAAAAGTAGAATATTACTTTctaaactatttatattttattataattgttatttgacttgaataaattaattaaatcttataaGATTATTGGAGagttataattgattatttaattcaaaaaattgaattaaataaattatattaaactataataaaaatatttgagaaaCTTGAAATGTTGGATCCAAGTCATACTGTACCATTACTAGATACTAATAATCATATCCATAGGTATAGGACAAagtttattattgttttgtatgCATACTCTAGAAACATATTCATTTCTGTagaagaatttatttattttatacaattttgaaATTCCCTTCATAATTAATTAGGACACGTTTATCTTTGTATGAgtgtttaacattttattttctcaatttgaTCCCATTTTTAGGAATATGTGAATTGAAAAACTTGGCTATATTGGATCTCAGTTTCAACAGTTTCTATGATCAACACTTGAAATGTCTTCACAACTTGAGTAACCTTAAGGGTCTTGATCTTTCAACCAATTGGTTAAGTGGGAAGTACTTGTCATATGTTGCTGATGATCTCACATCCCTGGAATATTTGTCACTTTCTAATAACAATTTAGAAAGTTCCTTGGCTTATGATCTGTTTCAACCTACAAGTATAAATCAGCTTCCAACATATCAACTAAAGTACATCTTATTACGAAAGTGCAACTTAGATGTCAtacctctttttctttcataccatcacaaattaaaattcattgacCTCTCTGATAACAAATTGGTTGGAAATTTTCCTGTTTGGTTGTTAGAAAATAATACCAAATTACAAAGTCTAAGTTTAAGGAATAACTCACTCACAGGAATCCTTCAAGTGCCCAAGTCTAAATGTAATCTACTTCAGCTAAATATTGCTAGCAACAATTTCACAGGTCAGCTACCCGAGAATATTGGTACAATTTTGCCTAGATTGTTATATGTGGACATGTCAAAGAATTTATTAGAAGGTAGTATTCCTTCTTCAATGGGTGGAATGAGAAGACTTCATCTTTTGGATTTGTCTAGCAATAATTTTTCAGGAGAGTTACCAAATGGTTTTCTTAATGGTTGTTTCtcattaaaatttctaaaactatCAAACAACAAATTTCAGGGGCAGATTTTTCCTAGGCATATGAACCTAACACAATTACAATGGTTATACTTGGATAACAACAACTTCAGTGGAAAAATTGGAAATGGGCTCTTGAACGCAACTTCTTTAGTTGTCTTAGATATCAGCAACAACAAAGTATCTGGTCAAATTCCACATTGGATTggcaaattttcaattatttctcACCTtgtaatgtcaaataatcttttAGAAGGTAGTCTTCCCATTGAGCTAAGCAATCTTAAAAGTCTTTCACTGCTAGATGTCTCTAAAAATAGGTTGTCGGGATCTATAGTGCATGACTTTACTCTTTCAGTGGACTATCTTTACATGCAAAAGAATGCTCTTAATGGATCAATCCCAAAATCATTGTTCGAAAACTCTAATTTGATTACACTTGATTTGAGAGGCAATAAGTTTTTTGGAAATATTGATTCTCATTGGTTTAATGATCGCTCAACTCTTCATGTTCTCCTCTTGTCAGGCAATGACCTACAAGGCAATATTCCTAACCAATTGTGTCAATTAAGAAAGCTAGGTCTCTTAGATCTTTCACGTAACAAACTCAATGGGTCAATACCAccatgttttattaatttgacatgTTGGAGTGTGGTAGGGAAGATTGTTCATACTCTTCTCAATTGGGCGTATTCTTGGGATTTTGCTATTGATAGACTAGATTTCTCCTATGATAGATTAGGTTCATCATTTTTTATGGATGaaagttttgatgaaattttgcaTGCACAAATAACCTTGAAAGTGGAATTTacaatgaaaaatagattagaGTCGTACGAGGGATATATTTTTGGACATATTTCTGGATTGGATTTGTCAGACAATGAATTAACTGGTGAGATTCCATCAAAAATTGGAGAGCTTCAAGGAATCTTAGCATTGAATTTGTCTTATAATTCGTTATCAGGACCTATACCAAAGAGTTTTGCCCATTTGAAAGAGATAGAGAGTCTAGATCTTTCCCACAATAAATTAAGTGGCCAAATTCCTCTACAATTAACTCAGCTATATAATTTGGAGGTCTTTTACGTAGCAAATAATAACTTATCGGGATCCATTCCTAATCAAGCTCAATTTGGGAGTTTTAATGAAAGCAGTTATGAAGGCAATCCTTATCTTTGTGGTCAATTAATTAAGAAGAGTTGCACTAATGCAACAATGCCACAACCTCCAACAACTatgaaagatgaagatgataatgAATCTGTTATCGACATGGAAGCATTCGGCTGGAGTTTTGTTGGATCATATGTCACAACTATATTGGTGTTGATAGTGATCCTTTGGATCAACTCGTATTGGCGTAGACACtggtttaattttattgatgtgcatctttatttatgtttttactgGTTTTCCAAGTATATTTGGCATTGATTTTGATCATTATATACGCCATAATAAGTTGATACCATTTTGATTTTCATGTATAAGAAGCTACCAATGGTTGAATCCATGTGCCagtcaaaattttaagttaaaagatgGTGTCCCATTAATTAGTTACATCTCTGACTTAGTTTAAGTTTATATGTTGTAGGTTTCTCTATGTTCATTATTCCATATTGGTTGAAGATGAAATGGGTGTGACTCAagcttataaaaaattaatatgaagaaATCACCATTAATTACTATTAATTATATGAGCAATCACCATTAATTACTTGTATACATAGTCTGAGtgttatatgttatatatatgacATATATTTACTGATTAGCTTTTTCAAACTGGCAAGTATTAGAATCAAATACTAAAGTGGCATAGTTTCCATACAATTCTCTCTGACCAAGTCCTCCAGAATTTCTAAATTGCTACCCCATTTCGAGGCTTGGCTTTCTGCACATCTAAGATTTCTAAATTACTATCTTATTCTACCTATTCGAACATTCCGATGCTTGACTTTCCACTCATCAGAGACCGACatcaacattattttatattatttcaattaaatcaaagaaaaaaccTCAATAACGAAACATCCTATGTGTGCTTCTGCAAAACCAAACTATGTAGTTTTTGaccattttaaataaaaatttacataagcagaagaaaatatttttgtatttatactgACATGGATTACTGATGTATGAAATTGTTATGTTGGGATGTTAACGAAGACCAAGTCTTTAGGAAgattacttattttaaaattgttattttaaattattagatatcCTTATATCATACTGATTTTAGGTTCTTCGAAACTCTGAGGAAAACACTGATTTTAAGTTATTGCTGCATATATATGAAAGGTCTAATATTGCTTTTTCTAAGCCCACAAATTTTAAGTAGGCAGAAAAGGATTACAAATGAATCGAAACAAAGCctaaattgaaaagaatgaTACTTGGGAGCTGATGAAGGACTTTACAGGAGAGATATTGACATTACAATTTTAAGTAGTCTCTTCTGTTTGTACTTTAGAGTGaatgttataatataaagtGCCAAATTTTTGCAACTGACataatataagttaaaattttggttcAGTCAAGACAACCGACCGAGATTCAAAAGTAGATTTGCTAattaaagtgaatttgattatcatttctGACTAAGTCATCTtattgattttttgaaaatgtttaatgattaaaaaaataatattttatcaattttaagaGCTCTTTCATTTTCTCATAATAGACAaggttatataataattcaaaatcagaAATGTTATATGATAAAACTATTTATTGACCAAACTtgtgaaataattttctattatttaaaaacagtaattttctatcaaatcgaAACTGtgtaattactttattttcatatgcatggaaaaaaattaaattcaaatttaataatataaccaTACcgctttatatattaattaatataaatagattatAAAAAGGTGGAGAAAAAATGACAAGAtccttcataaaaaaaaattatgtattatttaccGATATTATGTTacaattgatataaatataaattatataatcatagaCATAGAATCTTAAACAATGGAAAAGCCACACTAAAAATTTCCTTCTGTTTAATTCATTTCACATGATGTTATCCACCGATCATCTCACATAGTGGGCACAAAATTACTCCACTAGTTATAATCGTCATTCTCATCTTGTATACTTTTTGTTGGTGTACGAAATTTtacatacataatatatattttataatgtagGTGGCAAGCTAAATGCTGAACTAATAATGAGGCAATTTATGTATAATATCCCAACATGAAGTCATAATTAAAGTTGCCTTAAATGgttgtgtttttgaaaattgaaagcaAATTTCCAATAATCTAAAGAGGCATTGGTTCCTTTACATATGCACCTTTTACCTCTTAAAGCTACCTAAATTATACCACTTTCTCTTACttttggttttcaaatttttcataatttgagaTCATATGTCAAAAATTAAGGCACTCTAACAGTAAATGCTGCTAACTTTGGGACCTAACTTTGTTTAAGCTCGAGATTTGTTAGGgcccaaaaaataattatggatAAGGGTATATTTGttaggttttcaaattttatagggGTGTTTTTGCATAGGAATAAACCCAATATAAGCCTTAAGccgaaaaaaaattaaaaacaaaaaatatgaggCCCAAATGGGCAGGCCGAAAGCTTGGGTCCAAAATGTTTTTACAAACCCAAGCTGAAAGTGGCCAGACTTGGTTCAATAAGCTCAACAAACAAACCTATGTGTAAGAGAGACTAGAGAGTGTATATATAAGTCAAAAGAGTAAATTAAATGGAAATAGAATCTGAAAGTTCCTAATTcaaatatcattataatatttgttgTTTAGTGGAAGTTTTCTCGTTGTCACGGGATGGAAGATTTATCCGCATTCCGTGATGTATGATGagtaaaaaatattcttttaccaTTGATCGTATGATTTGTTATTGGTTATAGTTACTCAAAAAGGTTTTGTTGAAGTGATGCTTTTTAGGGAGACATATGCTAATTAAAGAATACAGTTTGATATCCtagtttagaaaaatatataagaaaataatatcttttcCTTGGTAAGTtacaagaaaacaataaaaataacacttcttttatatatatgtgtgtgtgtattttgagcaaaaaagattttgatatctATTTAGCAAATTATCAAGGCCCCAAAATGGCTCCACCATAAAtcgtttataaaatttatcatgtGCTTTAACAAAATTCccatatgcatgcatgaaaattggttgattttcataaaataaactttcGATATACACACATTATTGAAACAAGATTTGTTGTACACATTGTAGTGCTCTTGAGGTTTATAATGTGTTTTTTAATGTTGCACGAATAGCATACATTCGTTGAATTATCTTCAACTTCCatgaaaaaacatataaaacaggaggttttttaaatattttttgagtaTTGTTGCTGTTGAGATTTACACCCATGAAAAGCAAATCAAATTGTCGTTCAAACTTGGTGCAAGAGTACGAGGAGACACAGAAAGAATACTAGACTATCTAATTTTAATGTGGTTTGATTAGAAATACCAAAAGTCTATGTTCACGATAATATCGTGCAATGAAATGAACGAGTTGCATTACAATGCTAGAATGACAATTGAATGTTAAAAATGTTCTCTCCTTAACCTTTTTGcgatatatgtataattttttttgtaaaatatggaaatatatgatttaatagaCATCATCATGATCTGATATAGTAGGAGAGTAATTGTACttaataattgagattgagggAAGTAATTCATAGGGTTGAGTTCGAATTGAGCTGGCTCTGTTTCAAAAGTCGGTTCGactcaattttatttgaattaatagttcaaatatgtaattcaaatttgtaactCAAGTTCTACTCATATTCATGGGTCAAATAagttgttttgattaataaatcatttataaaataacatcattttgtaaataaactgtgtcacaaattcaaatcgaaccatATGAACtcaagttatttttaattttgactcaatgaacttaaatcaaactattttttattaaaaccaaaCTGAAGTCAAAGTATGCTCAAGCTCAAATCGGTTTGTATCCATTcataataattctaaaataataGGAAACTCTTATTTAGTGTTAGCCAAATTTTGGGAGTCATAGTAGGCATGAACCTCTATTTCTTATTTGTGACTTATGCAATAAGCTATGTCCTATCCAACACTTCTTCACAAACTGCAAGTTGATGTAATATTTGTCTAACTAGTTGTTGATTGTCTTAAAATCTATAATACTCGCAAATTAAACGAAAGAGTAGTTTTGATCATGTGACAAgtattctttgtatttttttaaagcgaattataattataaaaaatgctAACTCTAAGAAATTATGATGGAATATTTAAAGCACAATAATCATATTGAATAATAAGTTAAATTGTAATAGTCTTCTAAAGTTTCTCACTCCATATGTCACAATTAAATGTTGCCAATTTTTG from Mangifera indica cultivar Alphonso chromosome 16, CATAS_Mindica_2.1, whole genome shotgun sequence includes the following:
- the LOC123198938 gene encoding receptor-like protein 15, producing the protein MGVRNLTNLKWLDLSNNEFNSSLTSSASLAARDITEEARGSLEVVEAVKIAGEVVEAVGNRSLRNLKSLKKLYMRDNGINSSLTLTGICELKNLAILDLSFNSFYDQHLKCLHNLSNLKGLDLSTNWLSGKYLSYVADDLTSLEYLSLSNNNLESSLAYDLFQPTSQLPENIGTILPRLLYVDMSKNLLEGSIPSSMGGMRRLHLLDLSSNNFSGELPNGFLNGCFSLKFLKLSNNKFQGQIFPRHMNLTQLQWLYLDNNNFSGKIGNGLLNATSLVVLDISNNKVSGQIPHWIGKFSIISHLVMSNNLLEGSLPIELSNLKSLSLLDVSKNRLSGSIVHDFTLSVDYLYMQKNALNGSIPKSLFENSNLITLDLRGNKFFGNIDSHWFNDRSTLHVLLLSGNDLQGNIPNQLCQLRKLGLLDLSRNKLNGSIPPCFINLTCWSVVGKIVHTLLNWAYSWDFAIDRLDFSYDRLGSSFFMDESFDEILHAQITLKVEFTMKNRLESYEGYIFGHISGLDLSDNELTGEIPSKIGELQGILALNLSYNSLSGPIPKSFAHLKEIESLDLSHNKLSGQIPLQLTQLYNLEVFYVANNNLSGSIPNQAQFGSFNESSYEGNPYLCGQLIKKSCTNATMPQPPTTMKDEDDNESVIDMEAFGWSFVGSYVTTILVLIVILWINSYWRRHWFNFIDVHLYLCFYWFSKYIWH